The following proteins come from a genomic window of Carassius carassius chromosome 10, fCarCar2.1, whole genome shotgun sequence:
- the LOC132151261 gene encoding fibroblast growth factor receptor substrate 2-like, which yields MGSCWSCLYRDALRDNHLNKFKVTNVDDEGNELGSGTMELTQTELILHTRKRDAIRWPYLCLRRYGYDSNLFSFESGRRCQTGQGIFAFKCSRAEEIFNLLQELMQCNSINVVEEPMIMTRPGHAPEMDMPRTPQTPNTPAFPMQGFPNGYPGYPMSADSSQPSLTNDHRHSLMGLEDQTHTYVNTVGMETDLSSHHCVHSLPEVRPTTYPETSTTTTIRGGPVPGQPSMHCCSLDDPHKDPQVFLQPGAQEVKFMLGPTPAQRHLMERDRDRHITHPLRAPDGNSGTEGEETPTVHMCNTHSYHHCHHLIHRHPSMEPCPESQLTYENINGLRGARRQRLSPSTVSQSQSLGSSSSSSTTGDSRSHMHPHSLPLTHTHASPLPPQGYGCDRGMGVGGHRRTTLLNYENLPSLPPVWEYRALQREEEEDQDEEEDEDEYEEEEEEEYDEYEYSEGPITPNGYHQESGGSSGIHRDALQNYVNTEQLQPPTRLRHSCPPHSHPPERANRVFNFDFRRQRAGRGSGTCEQHSCHPPPPPSRQLNYIQVDLEGEPSICSGHGGGAPVPQRPPPLKRGMAATTATAPSSRRGECYAVIDLKKTAAMSNLQKALPRDDGTSRKTRHNSTDLPL from the exons ATGGGGAGCTGCTGGAGCTGTCTATATAGAGACGCTCTCCGAGACAACCATCTCAACAAATTTAAG GTGACTAATGTGGATGATGAGGGAAATGAGTTGGGCTCAGGAACCATGGAGCTCACACAGACAGAGCTCATCCTGCACACACGTAAACGTGATGCCATCCGGTGGCCATACCTTTGCCTGCGTCGATACGGTTACGATTCCAACCTCTTCTCTTTCGAGAGTGGCCGTCGATGTCAGACAGGACAAG GGATCTTTGCATTCAAGTGTTCTCGTGCAGAAGAGATCTTCAACCTGCTGCAGGAGTTGATGCAATGTAACAGCATCAATGTGGTGGAGGAGCCCATGATCATGACCCGGCCTGGGCATGCACCAGAGATGGACATGCCTCGAACTCCACAGACACCCAATA CCCCTGCATTCCCGATGCAGGGTTTTCCTAATGGATACCCAGGATACCCAATGAGTGCAGACTCATCGCAGCCCTCTCTCACGAACGATCACAGACACAGCCTCATGGGACTGGAAGACCAA ACCCATACATATGTGAATACAGTGGGCATGGAAACAGACCTCTCAAGCCACCACTGTGTCCACTCCCTGCCCGAAGTGCGGCCCACCACCTACCCGGAAACCTCAACTACCACCACCATACGTGGGGGCCCAGTCCCAGGCCAGCCCAGCATGCACTGTTGCTCCCTGGATGACCCTCACAAAGACCCTCAGGTCTTCCTCCAGCCTGGAGCCCAGGAGGTGAAGTTCATGTTAGGTCCGACCCCAGCACAGCGCCACCTTATGGAAAGAGACAGAGATCGCCATATTACTCACCCCCTTCGAGCACCAGATGGCAACTCCGGAACAGAAGGAGAGGAGACTCCGACTGTACACATGTGCAACACACACTCTTACCACCATTGCCATCATCTAATCCACCGACACCCTAGCATGGAGCCTTGTCCGGAAAGCCAGCTGACATATGAGAATATCAACGGACTCCGTGGGGCACGTAGGCAAAGGCTGAGTCCAAGCACTGTGTCTCAATCTCAGTCTTTGGGCTCCAGTAGCAGTAGCAGCACCACCGGTGATTCCCGCTCACACATGCATCCACACTCTCTcccgctaacacacacacacgcttcccCGCTGCCTCCGCAGGGATATGGTTGTGACCGGGGAATGGGGGTCGGTGGTCATCGGCGCACCACGTTGCTCAACTATGAGAACCTTCCGTCACTCCCCCCGGTTTGGGAATACCGTGCACTTCAGCGTGAGGAAGAAGAGGATCaggatgaagaagaggatgaggaCGAAtatgaagaggaagaggaagaagaatatGATGAGTATGAGTATTCCGAAGGCCCCATAACCCCAAATGGATACCATCAAGAGAGTggtggcagcagtgggattcatCGTGATGCCCTACAGAACTATGTTAACACTGAACAG CTACAGCCTCCAACACGTCTTCGTCACTCTTGCCCTCCCCACTCTCACCCCCCTGAGAGGGCCAACCGAGTTTTCAACTTCGACTTCAGACGTCAGCGAGCGGGACGTGGCAGTGGCACCTGTGAGCAGCACAGCTGTCACCCGCCTCCTCCTCCCTCTCGCCAGCTCAACTACATCCAGGTGGACCTGGAGGGCGAGCCCTCCATTTGCTCGGGACATGGAGGAGGGGCTCCAGTACCACAGAGACCCCCTCCCCTCAAACGTGGCATGGCTGCCACCACCGCAACAGCTCCGTCCTCCCGCCGTGGAGAATGCTACGCCGTGATTGACCTGAAGAAGACAGCAGCCATGTCCAACCTACAGAAGGCTCTCCCTCGGGATGACGGCACCTCACGGAAGACACGCCACAACAGTACCGACTTACCTCTGTGA